In Spirosoma aureum, a single genomic region encodes these proteins:
- a CDS encoding gluconate 2-dehydrogenase subunit 3 family protein, which produces MQRRSAIKQVAVAFGGLISLPAWASNWTPESIGAVSFLPASDEDLLGELVETIIPETNTPGAKSLKVHQFAMRMIQDCYGEPAQNALKQGLVLVDQTAQQAYTKAFTACDTPQRLEVLTQMVNASDPAAKQFVELIKNLTIQGYRNSEYFMVNQLKYNMAPGFYHGCVSVIK; this is translated from the coding sequence ATGCAACGACGTTCTGCCATAAAACAGGTAGCCGTGGCATTTGGAGGGCTAATAAGTCTTCCTGCCTGGGCCTCAAACTGGACACCGGAGTCGATTGGGGCCGTTTCTTTTTTGCCCGCCAGTGATGAAGATTTACTGGGCGAACTCGTAGAAACGATCATTCCGGAAACGAACACGCCTGGGGCTAAATCGCTTAAGGTGCATCAGTTTGCGATGCGCATGATTCAGGATTGCTATGGCGAACCAGCCCAGAATGCGCTCAAACAAGGGCTGGTGCTGGTCGATCAGACGGCTCAGCAAGCTTACACGAAGGCATTCACCGCCTGCGATACACCACAACGGCTAGAGGTGTTAACTCAAATGGTAAATGCATCGGACCCGGCGGCTAAACAATTTGTTGAATTGATTAAGAACCTCACGATTCAGGGCTATAGAAATTCAGAGTATTTCATGGTTAACCAGTTGAAATACAACATGGCTCCGGGATTTTATCATGGCTGTGTGTCTGTAATAAAGTAG
- a CDS encoding malate:quinone oxidoreductase, with protein sequence MAKNNKAVQKGPDVILIGAGIMSATLGVLLKELQPDITIEIYERLDSAAAESSDAWNNAGTGHSAFCELNYTPEKEDGTVESAKAVKIAESFEQSKQFWAYLVQNGFLSDAPNFIRSIPHMSFVWGNENVNYLRKRYDALQKNYLFHGMQYSEDRAQLADWMPLVMEDRDPDQPVAATRMEIGTDVNFGALTRAMFRRLYDMPGVRLYFAHEVRDLWRSKSLGGWKIRVENVTTNQVRDVQTQFIFIGAGGGSLRLLEKSDIPESRGFGGFPVSGQWLKCVNPDVISRHQAKVYGKASVGAPPMSVPHLDTRMIEGNQELLFGPYAGFSTKFLKSGSYMDLPKSIQLSNMAPMLMAGMHNIPLTKYLIQQVLQSPEDRLAALREYYPDAKMEDWELEIAGQRVQVIKKDEHEGGVLEFGTEVVSAADGSIAALLGASPGASTAVSIMLDLLKRCFPEQLATETWQQKLKEMIPSYGQVLANNPELGIALRKHTSEVLGLGVYEYTPTEN encoded by the coding sequence ATGGCGAAGAACAATAAAGCTGTACAAAAAGGCCCCGATGTTATTTTAATCGGTGCCGGTATCATGAGTGCCACATTGGGCGTATTGTTGAAAGAATTGCAGCCCGACATAACCATCGAAATTTACGAACGGCTCGATAGCGCAGCCGCCGAAAGTTCCGATGCCTGGAACAATGCAGGCACTGGCCATTCGGCCTTTTGCGAATTGAATTATACGCCCGAAAAAGAAGACGGTACGGTCGAATCGGCCAAAGCGGTTAAGATTGCCGAATCGTTTGAGCAGTCGAAGCAGTTCTGGGCCTACCTCGTTCAGAACGGGTTTCTTAGCGATGCGCCTAACTTCATTCGCTCTATCCCTCACATGAGTTTTGTCTGGGGGAATGAGAATGTGAACTATCTGCGTAAACGCTACGACGCGCTTCAGAAAAATTATCTCTTCCACGGCATGCAATACTCCGAAGATCGGGCGCAACTCGCCGACTGGATGCCGCTTGTCATGGAAGATCGCGATCCGGATCAGCCAGTTGCGGCTACGCGCATGGAAATCGGTACGGATGTAAACTTCGGTGCACTGACACGGGCCATGTTTCGGCGTCTGTATGACATGCCAGGCGTCCGCTTATATTTTGCCCACGAGGTTCGCGACCTGTGGCGTTCCAAATCGCTTGGCGGATGGAAAATCCGGGTAGAAAATGTGACGACCAATCAGGTTCGCGACGTACAGACCCAGTTTATATTCATCGGTGCCGGGGGTGGCTCTTTACGGCTGCTCGAAAAATCAGACATTCCCGAAAGTCGTGGATTTGGCGGCTTCCCGGTAAGTGGTCAGTGGCTAAAATGCGTCAACCCTGATGTTATTTCCAGGCATCAGGCCAAAGTCTACGGAAAAGCTTCCGTGGGTGCTCCTCCCATGTCGGTACCTCACCTGGACACGCGCATGATTGAGGGCAATCAGGAGCTTCTGTTTGGCCCCTATGCAGGTTTTTCGACCAAGTTCCTGAAAAGTGGCTCCTACATGGATTTACCGAAATCCATTCAATTGAGCAATATGGCGCCCATGCTGATGGCGGGTATGCACAACATTCCGCTGACGAAATACCTGATTCAACAGGTGTTGCAATCGCCTGAGGATCGCCTGGCTGCATTGCGGGAATATTATCCGGATGCTAAAATGGAGGACTGGGAATTAGAGATTGCTGGTCAACGCGTACAGGTGATCAAGAAAGATGAACACGAAGGTGGAGTACTCGAATTTGGCACCGAAGTAGTCAGTGCCGCCGATGGTAGTATTGCCGCTTTGCTGGGTGCCTCACCTGGCGCATCGACCGCCGTTTCGATCATGCTCGACTTGTTAAAACGCTGCTTCCCTGAACAGCTGGCAACCGAAACCTGGCAACAAAAACTGAAAGAAATGATTCCGAGCTATGGTCAGGTGCTGGCTAATAATCCGGAACTGGGCATTGCGCTTCGAAAGCATACAAGCGAAGTGCTGGGCCTGGGGGTGTATGAGTATACCCCAACAGAAAATTAA
- a CDS encoding LytR/AlgR family response regulator transcription factor translates to MKRTRLLDHFVVRNFLGLAALLAAHYLTDLYAIEGRPGFSKVSPYLYLLLLYGWIVFHNRILFERLFLQDKKVLYFGWFFLLMALGSFNMNFILRTEFSISRSLPYLVNFWVYTITGLGVFVTYRYLRAPAKTEEVPIASVMPASEESGYFSCMVDGVREAIPYLAIQYIESLENYLKVITKAKTYVTRLTLKEAEERLPKRQFIRISRSCIVHITQVDRREPDAFWIGTKELRVGKVYKRYVAEQLAGK, encoded by the coding sequence ATGAAACGTACCCGCCTTCTGGATCATTTCGTCGTTCGCAACTTCCTGGGGCTGGCGGCATTACTGGCTGCTCATTATCTTACTGACCTTTATGCAATAGAAGGGCGGCCAGGGTTTTCTAAAGTATCCCCTTATTTGTATCTGTTGCTGCTCTATGGGTGGATTGTTTTTCACAATCGGATTCTGTTCGAGCGGCTGTTTTTGCAGGATAAAAAAGTACTTTACTTCGGCTGGTTTTTTCTGTTAATGGCACTCGGCTCGTTCAACATGAATTTTATCCTGCGTACTGAGTTTAGTATCTCCCGCTCGCTCCCTTACCTGGTCAATTTTTGGGTATATACGATTACGGGTCTGGGCGTTTTTGTCACCTATCGCTACCTGCGCGCACCTGCTAAAACGGAAGAGGTACCTATAGCGTCTGTAATGCCCGCATCTGAAGAGTCTGGCTATTTTTCCTGTATGGTCGATGGTGTTCGAGAAGCCATTCCATACCTAGCTATTCAGTATATAGAAAGTCTGGAAAACTATTTGAAAGTCATTACGAAAGCAAAAACCTATGTTACACGCCTGACTCTGAAGGAAGCCGAAGAACGATTACCTAAGCGGCAATTTATTCGAATCAGCCGGTCGTGTATTGTCCATATAACTCAGGTAGACAGAAGAGAGCCAGATGCTTTCTGGATTGGAACAAAAGAGCTGCGTGTGGGCAAAGTATACAAGCGGTATGTGGCTGAGCAATTGGCGGGTAAGTGA